From the genome of Spongiibacter sp. IMCC21906, one region includes:
- a CDS encoding type IV secretory system conjugative DNA transfer family protein encodes MDFAGVLAWLVSAYKSAGFVFGVIAGFFSVVCIGQKLEEAESWELYLVPAAIGVILGPVLHFGLPFLVEKHLGEVSLSLVFLYVWVTGAVIGLALGFHFFRVWQPKVVAWRERITQRSDQERDKKTDVRTVRNRLPETPELFNVLDHYQPGFITVGLDKAGHPVRVPIKQWTGSHIQLAGTTGAGKGVAAQMALSQAVLEGEAVIALDPKNDEWAPHALYAAALHANVPYHFVDLRDGQPMQINPLIGASRAELKEMFLAAFSLGEKGGDADFYRLNDRKAAGAVAEFMARQENPSFSGCYRDVQNLPEVKAAAGFWGAYEEMAELESINARSVGVDLAKVIEQGGVVYVVGSMRNSPVMKAQRMLMIRLVQICEKRDRMEKPRSVCVFLDELKYHLSKPAMEIFGAARDKGLHALVAHQSLSDLRDVPADLDADAVVGSVIENTAIKLIYRLQDPDTAEWIAKRSGIKLVDEEVRHIARNVAQSEILDDDRMIRQSETYLVDTNMLMNLPERVAVLFSDVLPHFIGTSPVPVNKDRAAISVESFQVSNEPGKKASPRQSAVSGGEEALSNNPLEIDFGDE; translated from the coding sequence TTGGATTTTGCCGGGGTTTTAGCCTGGTTGGTGTCAGCCTACAAATCGGCAGGATTTGTCTTTGGTGTGATCGCCGGTTTTTTTTCGGTGGTCTGTATCGGCCAAAAACTAGAAGAGGCAGAGAGCTGGGAGCTGTATCTGGTACCTGCTGCTATCGGCGTAATTTTGGGGCCAGTACTTCACTTTGGTTTGCCATTTCTCGTTGAAAAGCATCTTGGAGAGGTGAGCCTTTCGCTGGTCTTTCTTTATGTTTGGGTGACTGGTGCTGTTATCGGGTTAGCCTTGGGATTTCATTTTTTTCGGGTGTGGCAACCCAAAGTTGTGGCGTGGAGAGAACGCATCACTCAACGCTCAGACCAGGAAAGAGATAAAAAAACGGATGTGAGGACTGTCAGGAATCGGCTGCCGGAAACACCAGAGCTGTTCAATGTCCTGGATCATTATCAGCCTGGGTTTATCACGGTTGGGTTGGATAAGGCAGGACACCCTGTGAGGGTGCCTATCAAACAGTGGACTGGTAGCCACATCCAACTTGCCGGCACGACTGGCGCGGGTAAAGGGGTGGCCGCGCAGATGGCATTAAGCCAAGCGGTTCTGGAAGGTGAAGCGGTTATTGCCCTCGATCCAAAAAATGACGAGTGGGCACCGCACGCACTTTATGCGGCGGCACTTCACGCCAACGTTCCCTATCACTTTGTGGATCTGCGCGATGGTCAGCCTATGCAGATAAACCCGCTAATCGGAGCCAGTCGAGCAGAGTTAAAGGAAATGTTTTTGGCCGCTTTCTCCCTTGGGGAGAAAGGCGGCGATGCCGATTTTTACCGCCTCAATGATCGTAAGGCCGCTGGAGCTGTAGCGGAGTTTATGGCTCGCCAGGAGAACCCAAGTTTCTCCGGTTGCTATCGGGATGTTCAAAACCTGCCGGAAGTTAAAGCCGCTGCTGGTTTTTGGGGGGCTTATGAAGAAATGGCCGAGTTGGAGAGTATCAACGCCAGGAGTGTGGGTGTTGATCTGGCGAAGGTCATTGAGCAGGGCGGAGTAGTGTATGTCGTCGGCTCGATGCGCAATTCACCGGTGATGAAAGCTCAGCGAATGCTCATGATTCGGCTGGTTCAGATCTGCGAAAAGCGGGATCGAATGGAAAAGCCCCGGTCGGTGTGTGTGTTCCTGGACGAATTGAAATACCACCTGAGCAAGCCAGCAATGGAAATCTTCGGTGCAGCAAGGGATAAAGGTTTACATGCTCTTGTTGCTCACCAGTCATTGTCAGATCTGCGGGACGTGCCTGCGGATCTGGATGCCGACGCGGTGGTAGGGTCTGTTATCGAAAATACGGCGATAAAGCTGATTTACCGTCTCCAAGATCCCGACACTGCCGAATGGATCGCTAAGCGATCCGGGATCAAGTTGGTTGATGAAGAGGTCAGGCATATTGCTCGGAATGTGGCTCAATCTGAGATCCTGGATGATGACCGGATGATCCGGCAATCAGAAACATATTTGGTGGATACCAATATGTTGATGAACCTTCCGGAGCGCGTTGCGGTGCTATTCAGCGATGTGTTGCCACACTTTATTGGTACCAGTCCGGTACCAGTCAATAAGGATAGAGCGGCTATTAGTGTTGAGTCGTTTCAGGTCTCGAACGAGCCGGGAAAGAAGGCGAGTCCGAGACAATCAGCCGTTAGTGGTGGCGAAGAAGCTTTGTCTAATAATCCATTGGAAATAGATTTTGGCGATGAATGA